The Aricia agestis chromosome 22, ilAriAges1.1, whole genome shotgun sequence DNA segment CTTTAGatatgtacttaatttattatttaaatcactatatttttatttaaacgcATAATCTGcaatcaaaataataatgttattttttataaaagttatttgTCACCGTTTCTGAAAGAACAGCACAGACATCagctgtcaaattctgtggtcaaagttaaggttaaagttaagttagccttaactataactttgacCTTAACTGTTAtcttaaccacgcctctggtgcaacccacccgaTGATTGATtcgggtgggttgcaccagaccCACATGATTCGATTGAATCTtgtgttattttaaaaacaccCTAGTTGTTATTGTTGGCAAAAGTAAAAGAGTCCCAAATAACACTCTGGACTGTGCTTTTTTATGGTTTCACTTTTTTCACGTGACCACATCACGTGACTTTGTTTTCGAGAAATAGCTAAAAGCCGCGAATCGAAACAGACCGcagatattataaaattgtaattaggtACTCGATAAAATGTCAGCAACCTTAAAATGAGTCAACTGTCTTTAACGCATCTTTAACGACGTGATGTTTTTTGTTTTGCCTCTACGAGTTAGTACACTGCGTgaaaaacagatggcgctacatATTAGTTCATTGGTGTGAAGATAGATGgcccttttttttattaagtttattatacattattacCTCATTGATTTACTTAGTACCTATTATACTACTTTTTTGCGCTCCAGGCAGTACCAATAAAGAAAGTAAACTAAAAGATTTGTTCGACGTTTAACAACGTAACATAGTTCAACATAATATCGGATTATTTacaccacggagctaatacaaagaggagctggcctaagcaattactgtgcactgtgattttcgaCTAGGTCCTAACCACGAAGTTTTACCTCCGTGATATTTTACACGATGGTCGATGCTAGTACTCCTAAGTCCTAGCCATTTTAGCTTCGTGGTCCTAGCTAGTCCGACCGAAAAATCGAACATCAAAGCAAATCGGTCAGCATGATAGTTGTTTTTAGCGGTAATTATTAGGTTACAAACTCACAGTTAATTTTACGCTATCTCAGCGaactacataaattattatttgattagATAATAAAGTTAAATCTTTATGCCCTTAGGGCCACGATGTGCCCTAATATTTAATAATGGATCACTTATCAGTAAAATGTGTTTTGTTATCATTGTAACGAACTTTTACGATTACATAACCGATATAACCCGaccgatataatattatagttatttttcaCCTGCCATTTTTCTTTCTAATAGTACCTACTAATGTGTCTGTGTTTGTGTTTTACCTCCGTAACGGCTGTTCATTTAGAATTCAGATGATTAAGCTTGGTATGGAAAACTTTGAGAGACGGAAAAGGAAATAAGATTTGTAGttacgaaaaaatgtacggtttccgggATATTGTCTATTATATAGGCTTTTATGAGCGTACCTACTGCGTAACTGCTCTTAATGCCGCGTTGAGTCGCGCGACTGCAAAATGTTGCTGTCAGTGCAAATGCAGGGCCGGATCAACCGTATAGAATTTGTAGCACTTGCTACGGGGGCCCGACGGGGCCTCAACCATCCTGAAAGTTTGTTCCGCGGAGTTCTGGAGCTCTGCAGCTTGTAGGGGCTCCGCGAtcgatacataaattgttttcaGGAATATCATAAGACACCAGCATGGGGACAATTCATTCAACGGCAAACATTCAATTTTTTGGGGGCCAGTCAAAAATTTCACTTCTAATAAAGGTTTCGCTAGCAAAAAAGTCTGAAAACcgctgatttaaataaatatagaatTATTGTAGTCCATAAGTAAACGTTTTacctatgtaccatcgaggaaattgattcataggcagttgatagacctacgtcatttggtcagtttatatactttaaatataaattcggctgagtttcgcaatatgtgaatcatatgaatcaacttctctgatagtacatttaatATGTAACTCACTGTTGATTTCTATTACCataattgtttgtttatttttcctTGTCACCAGGCAAAGAAGTCCAAAAGCGATGGCGCTCTATCCGGGATTCCTACACCAAGGCATACCGCCAAGGAAAGTGTACGCCGCCGGAGCAGGCGTCCAACAGGAGATCACAATATCATCGTCAGATGGCGTTCCTACTTCGAGCTTTGCAGAACAAGTGAGTTTCAATAAGgagtatgataattgataaggcctttttagggtttcgtacctaaagggtaaaaacaggatcAGACATTACTAATACTTTGATGTCTatccgtctttctgtctgtctccaggctgtatctcaagaacggtaatagagagttgaaattttcacagattatttaTTTCTGTAGTCGCTATGACTTAAaacatataaattaaatatattgtatttttatccTATATCGCACTTGGTTGATTTTTTCCCCTGATTTCCCTGGAAGATTGATTACATAATTGTAGCTGGCCTTAAGCGAATTAGAAAATTCTTAAGTAAGTGAAAGAACATATTCGATTACCGTTATTATAGGATCATGTAAACTCTCTGGTGCGACGCAAGTCGCAACTAGCGAAATAGCTATCgtcgacaaaatattataatagtagagGTATTCTTAAATAAGTACTagaatctataataattaaattcctATTATCTTACCTCTCCTACAATTTGGAGGACTATCATAAGAATTAGAAATcactacatattttgtatatcaCTATTCACTACTACATGTTGCTCTCTAACCAGAACTTTATCTTTCCAGGAGACCACGGTACTCCCAAGACAAATACGAATCACTCTCTGAAGTTTCGAGTTCCCCACAGCATCCTCCAGAAGATATACGGATACAGGACATAGAAAAACCACTGGACTTAAAGACTAAACCGGAAAAAGTGTATCACGATAAGGAATGTCAAGTTTCCTTTGATGACAAGACATGTGTGCTACCTGAGGACCATTTTAGAGATGACAAAATGTTTATGAACTCTCTTCTCCCTATGTTTAAGAAGATGAGTGATGACACACGACTGCTATGTAGGATAGAAGTGTTGAAAATCATCAGGTACGCTCTCCAAGGTCACAAGTGTTTCGAAGATTTGAAGGTGGCGGAAGACAGGTTTTTCAAAGACAGCATGAGTGGTATACTAGCTAAGGAGGAAAAGGAGAAAATGACGACGAGGTCAGAGAATGGAAGGCCGATTAGGAAAAGAAAAGTAAGTTAACAGATcgcctgtcaagaaagagtagacgcagtacaaaattttctaaacgtaatcacgttCAAAACGTGGTTTTTTCTCTTTGTATATCCACAGCGAACGCTTATACACTAATATTATCACCTTGCACGTttttatctcgatttaataaggtttgcatattttttatattgttatttcaaaattattgtgtacagcgtctactcttttttgacaagctatagTATAAGCGGTGCGGCGGCGGTTGAGATTACATGATAGTGAGACAAGAAATTGAATAAAGTCGAATCGTGGAGTACATAGAAAATCGCATATTGACTATCTTTTCCTCAAACATGTTGCTCTCACGTACAGGCTATTGATACAAGCTAGATGTTTTGGTCAATGTATAAACTGCGTAGGTACTTCGCAATCTTACATAAACAGACTTATTACATATAGATTATGACGTCACATAGTTGTTTGTCCTAGTACCAGTCAATTCAGAGACATTTTCtgataacttaattttaattttattaatttaattttaattttataaatagtttgattaaaaaaatatacttagtcGTTAAGTCTTCATGTGGTAGTAAGCGATGAAGTAGCTTCCAACTTTTCTGATCAATGtccatcatcagtcatcacaaaAGTTGCAAGTGTAAAGTTGCGATGACGTcactttttagtaaatagaGGCTTGAATTGACAAAgatagagataataatatataacttgGCCTATGTTCTAGTGTGACGTAAAAGCTTTACCTAAATATTTCTCGTGATAAGATGTCAACAAACTTTGTCGCTTATCACAAAACCCAGTTGGATGTGAATGTTGAGATAAACGAAAGTTGAGGAGATGTAAAAATTCGGCTCAGCTGTTTTGCTTAGTAATAATGTTATGACTGGAAATTGTACGCATGAGTAAATCTTAATTGTGTAAACAGTAAATCTTAATcagcgtctgcactctcgccacaaagtgaatttcagtttctttgtggtgagagtgccgactcaagttttgtccatcttcgaggtggaggagttctggcccgccggtatagtttaccggaggttccgggggaggctcccgaacgaagcgcgcatcacgtcgccgaaagagactttacgtgataaagtgtagtgtgattgtgtgtgtgaatgtgtaaataatatatatatatatatatatatatatatatatatatatatatatatatatatatatatatatatatatatatatatatatatatatatatatatatattaggataaaattgttcggcgtgcatccatTGTCAGATtaccataacacaagtttttacttattaGCTTACTagctagcttttatactattgtatattattaacaattttatcctaatatatatatatatatatattaggataaaattgttcggcgtgcatccatTGTCA contains these protein-coding regions:
- the LOC121738177 gene encoding uncharacterized protein LOC121738177 → MVRNKDGDGIESSKIILEIQKRPCLYDTNDVFYGDRAEKMRNWEEVYECVVPGWAALGLAEKLVAGKEVQKRWRSIRDSYTKAYRQGKCTPPEQASNRRSQYHRQMAFLLRALQNKRPRYSQDKYESLSEVSSSPQHPPEDIRIQDIEKPLDLKTKPEKVYHDKECQVSFDDKTCVLPEDHFRDDKMFMNSLLPMFKKMSDDTRLLCRIEVLKIIRYALQGHKCFEDLKVAEDRFFKDSMSGILAKEEKEKMTTRSENGRPIRKRKTRSPSPSPIPVKKRGPGRPRKIRPPESDDEQYKKVPKVPKLAPKLVPNLVPKVEPEDEYGYATTINQLPMPTFMKMLNLERSSTSQVQIKTEPVDEVQ